A genome region from Desulfovibrio sp. X2 includes the following:
- a CDS encoding peroxiredoxin, with product MSDEQKCHTHDHHSHGHHGHDHHCCCTCEEHAKVGKKIENFTMDVYDPTEGGFSEVELKKLRKAGKWVVLVFYPADFTFVCPTELADLAEKHPQLAAMDCEVISVSTDTKFTHMAWRTDERLLANVKYKMAADPTGKVSRYFGVYDCEAGTALRGTFVVNPDGVLVSSEVNFYNVGRNADELLRKMQANVHLRENPTEACPAKWEPGKKTLTPSEKLVGKVYEALYE from the coding sequence ATGTCTGATGAACAGAAATGCCATACGCATGACCACCACTCGCACGGCCACCACGGCCATGATCATCATTGCTGCTGCACTTGCGAGGAGCATGCCAAGGTCGGCAAGAAGATCGAGAACTTCACCATGGACGTCTACGATCCCACTGAAGGCGGCTTCTCCGAGGTCGAACTGAAGAAGCTCCGCAAGGCGGGCAAGTGGGTGGTCCTGGTCTTCTACCCGGCAGACTTCACCTTCGTCTGCCCCACCGAGCTCGCGGACCTTGCCGAGAAGCACCCGCAGCTCGCCGCAATGGACTGCGAGGTCATCTCGGTCTCCACGGACACCAAGTTCACCCACATGGCCTGGCGCACGGACGAGCGCCTGCTGGCGAACGTGAAGTACAAGATGGCCGCCGACCCCACGGGCAAGGTCTCCCGCTACTTCGGCGTCTACGATTGCGAGGCGGGCACGGCGCTTCGCGGCACCTTCGTGGTCAACCCGGACGGCGTTCTGGTCTCTTCCGAGGTCAACTTCTACAACGTGGGCCGCAACGCGGACGAGCTGCTGCGCAAGATGCAGGCCAACGTCCACCTGCGGGAGAACCCGACCGAGGCCTGCCCGGCCAAGTGGGAGCCGGGCAAGAAGACCCTGACGCCTTCCGAGAAGCTGGTGGGCAAGGTCTACGAGGCCCTCTACGAGTAG
- a CDS encoding glycosyltransferase family 2 protein, producing the protein MPRLCVVVPNHDYGRFLPRLFAALAAQTLPLSQVRIVFADDGSTDGSADAARALLPGLGAASWEVVELPHGGRPGRTRNEGAARAGAPFAVCLDPDDEPMPDFLASLLAALEAGADVAYADYAEVGADGEERAVRLPDFDPDLLRTQNVLAPTAMFRLESFRAARGYRENTEYEDWDLWTRMALVGCRFARVPRVLYRHIWHGANFSRLAQARDGPAKAHLVRNNKRFFAPEVGQWADALLRGEPWALPFGRGLVPRASDVARMRELAGRAAAEISRRGRKGG; encoded by the coding sequence TTGCCGCGGCTTTGCGTCGTCGTGCCGAACCACGACTACGGACGCTTCCTGCCCCGGCTCTTCGCGGCGCTCGCGGCGCAGACCCTGCCCCTTTCGCAGGTCCGGATCGTGTTCGCGGACGACGGCAGCACGGACGGCTCGGCGGATGCGGCGCGCGCCCTCCTGCCCGGACTCGGCGCGGCCTCCTGGGAGGTGGTGGAGCTCCCCCACGGCGGGCGGCCCGGCCGCACCAGGAACGAGGGCGCGGCCAGGGCCGGGGCGCCCTTCGCGGTCTGCCTGGACCCGGACGACGAGCCCATGCCGGATTTCCTCGCCTCCCTGCTCGCGGCCCTGGAAGCGGGCGCGGACGTGGCCTACGCGGACTACGCCGAGGTGGGCGCGGACGGCGAGGAGCGCGCGGTGCGGCTGCCGGACTTCGATCCGGACCTCCTGCGCACCCAGAACGTCCTCGCGCCCACGGCCATGTTCCGGCTCGAGAGCTTTCGCGCCGCGCGCGGCTATCGCGAGAACACGGAGTACGAGGACTGGGACCTGTGGACGCGCATGGCGCTTGTGGGCTGCCGCTTCGCCCGCGTGCCCCGCGTGCTCTACCGCCACATCTGGCACGGGGCCAACTTCTCCCGCCTGGCTCAGGCGCGCGACGGCCCGGCCAAGGCGCATCTGGTGCGCAACAACAAGCGCTTCTTCGCGCCCGAGGTCGGACAGTGGGCGGACGCGCTGCTGCGCGGCGAGCCCTGGGCCCTGCCCTTCGGCCGGGGCCTCGTCCCGCGCGCCTCGGACGTGGCGCGCATGCGGGAGCTGGCGGGCAGGGCCGCGGCCGAAATCTCGCGCAGGGGGCGCAAAGGCGGATGA
- a CDS encoding PhoH family protein, translating to MQPMKKQFVVDTNVLLEDPKALLQLRNGAENDVFIPYHVLLELNKFKKDPRLGHIVARVVKVLGEHPEAFKILKAEKIADAFDSHVDNFILDEISISGIDKPILVTNDKILQLQAASKGIESEAYRESVPFKSEAEYYTGFLDNGSGPIANSFRWAEGRPVFHGPEGEKVINYQHKVWNVTPRGVYQNLALELLTHEGIPVVSIQSEAGYGKSFLALAAAMHLVLEKKSHQKIYVVKPMYEIGQKLGYLPGKVEEKMEPYTRYISDLVMKLHALRPANRLFTNPDVYPPQFDLKKFELLPLAYIRGMTIENAVVIVDEMQNLSRNETRALLSRMGENVKCVCLGDTRQIDNPYLSQENNGLNWVVKKFKGAEIYAHLVLKGEKSRGPITDLVIKSGL from the coding sequence ATGCAGCCCATGAAAAAGCAGTTCGTCGTCGACACCAACGTCTTGCTGGAAGACCCCAAGGCCCTCTTGCAACTGCGCAACGGCGCCGAGAACGACGTCTTCATCCCCTACCACGTCCTGCTCGAGCTCAATAAGTTCAAGAAGGACCCGCGGCTCGGCCACATCGTGGCCAGGGTCGTGAAGGTCCTGGGCGAGCATCCGGAGGCCTTCAAGATCCTGAAGGCGGAAAAGATTGCCGACGCCTTCGACAGCCACGTGGACAACTTCATCCTCGACGAGATCTCCATCTCGGGCATCGACAAGCCCATCCTCGTGACCAACGACAAGATCCTCCAGCTCCAGGCCGCGAGCAAGGGGATCGAGAGCGAGGCGTACCGGGAGTCCGTGCCGTTCAAGTCCGAGGCCGAGTACTACACCGGCTTCCTGGACAACGGCTCGGGTCCCATCGCGAACTCCTTCCGCTGGGCGGAAGGACGTCCGGTCTTCCACGGTCCTGAAGGCGAGAAGGTCATCAACTACCAGCACAAGGTCTGGAACGTGACCCCGCGCGGGGTCTACCAGAACCTGGCCCTGGAACTGCTGACGCACGAGGGCATTCCAGTGGTCTCCATCCAGAGCGAGGCCGGGTACGGCAAGAGCTTCCTTGCCCTGGCCGCGGCCATGCACCTCGTCCTGGAGAAGAAGTCGCATCAGAAAATCTACGTGGTCAAGCCCATGTACGAGATCGGCCAGAAGCTCGGCTACCTGCCGGGCAAGGTCGAGGAGAAGATGGAGCCCTATACCCGCTACATCTCCGACCTGGTCATGAAACTGCACGCTCTCAGGCCCGCAAACCGGCTGTTCACTAACCCCGACGTCTACCCTCCCCAGTTCGACCTCAAGAAATTCGAGCTCTTACCTCTTGCATACATACGTGGAATGACCATAGAAAACGCCGTGGTCATCGTGGACGAGATGCAGAACCTCTCCCGCAACGAGACGCGGGCCCTGCTCTCGCGCATGGGCGAGAATGTGAAATGCGTCTGCCTGGGCGACACGAGGCAGATCGACAACCCCTACCTGTCGCAAGAAAACAACGGCTTGAACTGGGTGGTGAAGAAGTTCAAGGGCGCGGAGATTTACGCCCACCTCGTGCTCAAGGGCGAGAAGTCCCGCGGCCCGATCACCGACCTGGTCATCAAGAGCGGACTATAG
- a CDS encoding chemotaxis protein codes for MANTNILLEAGTNELEIVEFYIDELGANGETYRGYYGVNVAKVLEIIRLPQITSLPGALHPSVRGTFNLRNKVISLVHLPMWLGKSTAPSPEDKVIVTEFNNVVNAFQVSGVTRIHRLSWGDIEPPSVHVQRFSEESVTGVVRLDTRVVFLLDMEKIVGELNPNLGLRPLDSVCAPGEEFCYRALIADDSTTIRRMIGSSLEQAGFQVTRTINGEMAWNKLQEWKGAAESAGRPMSEHVHVIISDIEMPGMDGHSLTRRIKSDPSLKEIPVILFSSLITDKLRHKGDAVGADDQISKPEMSSVAVRAKALADRYLGRTEA; via the coding sequence ATGGCGAACACGAACATCCTGCTCGAGGCCGGTACCAACGAACTCGAGATCGTCGAGTTCTACATCGACGAACTCGGGGCGAACGGCGAGACGTACCGCGGCTACTACGGCGTGAACGTGGCCAAGGTGCTGGAGATCATCCGCCTGCCGCAGATAACGAGCCTGCCGGGCGCGCTGCACCCGTCCGTGCGCGGCACCTTCAATCTGCGCAACAAGGTCATCTCCCTGGTCCACCTGCCCATGTGGCTCGGCAAGTCCACCGCGCCCTCGCCCGAGGACAAGGTCATCGTCACCGAGTTCAACAACGTGGTCAACGCCTTCCAGGTCTCGGGCGTGACCCGCATCCACCGCCTCTCCTGGGGCGACATCGAGCCGCCCTCGGTGCACGTGCAGCGCTTCTCAGAGGAGTCCGTGACCGGCGTGGTCCGGCTGGACACGCGCGTGGTCTTCCTCCTGGACATGGAGAAGATCGTGGGCGAGCTGAACCCGAACCTGGGGCTCCGGCCCCTGGACAGCGTCTGCGCGCCCGGGGAGGAGTTCTGCTACCGCGCCCTGATCGCGGACGACTCCACGACGATCCGCCGCATGATCGGCTCCTCGCTGGAGCAGGCGGGCTTTCAGGTCACGCGCACGATCAACGGCGAGATGGCCTGGAACAAGCTCCAGGAATGGAAGGGCGCGGCCGAGAGCGCGGGCAGGCCCATGTCCGAGCACGTGCACGTGATCATCTCGGACATCGAGATGCCCGGCATGGACGGCCACTCCCTGACCCGGCGCATCAAGTCGGACCCGAGCCTCAAGGAGATCCCCGTGATCCTCTTCTCCTCGCTGATCACGGACAAGCTGCGCCACAAGGGCGATGCCGTGGGCGCGGACGACCAGATCTCCAAGCCCGAGATGTCGAGCGTGGCCGTGCGCGCCAAGGCGCTGGCCGACAGGTACCTCGGCCGGACAGAGGCCTAG
- a CDS encoding Glycosyl transferase, family 13, whose translation MTLFNRPHYLRKVLGALSRCSGIERYTLIACVEPGDDEVLALARSIDFTRETRVHVNEHVLSCPVNVYQALSFAFLQTDFNIHLEDDILLARDALLYFEHCGRAYADDPAVFSVTAYNNQRPPEAEYGRTARRAWFTPWAWATWRDRFEEMKPLWDFDYSHGNWDNNLNTRVRGERVEVFPILARAQNIGVEGVHIPSAEWGRTFHYNEFWAGRVPSPGPADWRENPDWAWTPHQADPEQLRKLPREWLRAAGIPLPEERD comes from the coding sequence ATGACCCTCTTCAACCGGCCGCACTATCTGCGGAAGGTGCTCGGGGCGCTCTCGCGCTGTTCCGGGATCGAGCGCTACACGCTCATCGCCTGCGTGGAGCCGGGCGACGACGAGGTCCTGGCCCTGGCCCGCTCCATCGACTTCACGCGCGAGACGCGCGTGCACGTGAACGAGCACGTCCTCTCCTGCCCGGTCAACGTCTACCAGGCCCTCTCCTTCGCCTTCCTGCAGACGGATTTCAACATCCACCTCGAGGACGACATCCTCCTCGCCCGCGACGCCCTGCTCTACTTCGAGCACTGCGGCCGCGCCTACGCGGACGATCCCGCCGTCTTCAGCGTGACCGCCTACAACAACCAGCGGCCGCCCGAGGCCGAATACGGACGCACCGCGCGCCGGGCCTGGTTCACGCCCTGGGCCTGGGCCACCTGGCGCGACCGTTTCGAGGAGATGAAGCCCCTGTGGGACTTCGACTACTCGCACGGCAACTGGGACAACAACCTGAACACGCGGGTGCGCGGCGAACGGGTGGAGGTCTTCCCCATCCTGGCGCGCGCGCAGAACATCGGCGTGGAGGGGGTGCACATCCCCTCGGCCGAGTGGGGCCGGACCTTCCACTACAACGAATTCTGGGCCGGCCGCGTGCCCTCCCCGGGCCCGGCCGACTGGCGGGAGAATCCTGACTGGGCCTGGACGCCGCACCAGGCGGACCCCGAGCAGCTGAGGAAGCTGCCCAGGGAATGGCTTCGGGCCGCGGGCATTCCGCTGCCCGAAGAGCGCGACTGA